Part of the Bacteroidota bacterium genome is shown below.
CATGAACGGGGCAAGCTAACGGCCCGCGAACGGATTGCAGCGTTACTGGACGATGAACGCGATTTTACAGAGATTGGTTTGTTTACCGGATACGGGATGTATGAAGCAGAAGGAGGCTGTCCATCTGGTGGCACGGTGATGGGGTTGGGCAAAGTGAGTGGACAGTTATGTATGATTGTAGCCAATGACGCCACGGTAAAAGCCGGCGCGTGGTTTCCGATTACTGCCAAGAAAAACCTGCGCGCGCAAGAAATTGCCCTCGAAAACAACCTCCCGATTATCTACCTCGTCGATTCTGCTGGCGTTTACCTACCTATGCAAGACGAGATCTTCCCGGACAAAGACCACTTCGGCCGCATCTTTCGAAACAATGCCATTATGTCGAGCCGGGGCATTCCGCAAATTGCGGCCATTATGGGCAGTTGTGTTGCTGGTGGGGCGTACCTGCCCATCATGAGTGATGAAGCCCTTATTGTCAACGGGACTGGCTCTGTGTTTCTGGCCGGCCCGTTTTTGGTAAAAGCTGCTATCGGCGAATCTGTTGGCAAAGAAGAGCTCGGTGGAGCTGAGACAACAACAGAAATTTCTGGGATCACAGATTACAAAGTTGATAGCGACGAAGAATGTTTACAGGTCATTCGCGATATCGTTGCCCATCTTGGACCGCGCGACCGGGCCGGATTCAAACGCGTTGACCCGGTAGAACCCAAATTCTCGGCTGATGAGATTTACGGCCTTATTCCGGAAGCCTCGAACCAGCCCTATGACATGCAAGAAGTGCTGTCGCGCATGATCGATGACGACTCCTGGCGCCCGTATAAAGAAGGTTTTGGCAAAACCATTATTACTGGGTACGCCCGCATTGATGGATGGAGCGTGGGCATTGTTGCCAACCAGCGGCTCGTGGTGAAAAGCAAAACAGGTGAAATGCAGGTTGGTGGGGTGATTTACTCTGACGCTGCTGATAAAGCTGCCCGCTTCATTATGAATTGCAACCAAAAGCGGATTCCGATTATCTTTTTCCAGGATGTTACCGGCTTTATGGTTGGCACTCGTGCTGAGCACGGAGGGATTATCAAAGATGGCGCTAAAATGGTGAATGCTGTTGCAAACTCTGTTGTACCCAAGTTTACGGTGATTGTTGGCAATTCTTATGGCGCCGGCAACTATGCCATGTGCGGTAAAGCATATGACCCAAGACTCATCTGTGCCTGGCCTTCCGCACGCATTGCCGTAATGGGTGGCAAACAAGCCGCCAAGACGCTCCTGCAGATCCAGGTATCCAAAATGGAGCGGCAGGGAAAAATTGTTTCTGAAGAGGATAAAAACGAGCTGCTGAATAAAATTGAATCGAGCTACCGGGAGCAAATGACCACCTTCTACGGGGCTGCACGCCTCTGGGTAGACGAAATCATCGACCCCGTTGCTACGCGGCAGTGGATCAGTACAGGTATTGAGATGGCTGACCACAACCCCGATATTCCGCCGTTTAATCCGGGGGTTATTCAGACTTAGTAGTTTCGAGTAAGGAGTATTGAGTGAGGAGTATTGAGTGAGGAGTATTGAGTAAGATAGCGCTGCTTTAGTGTACATCTGTGCCAATGCAAGCGCATCACTCGAAAATCGGCACTCGAAAATCGGCACTCAATTCAAGCCTCGCATGCGCGATGAATTTGTAGCTAGAGCTAGAGGTGATCAAGGCGACAAGCTATCCGCTTATTAAAGCCCTGTGGGCACTTCCTCAAAGGGTATACCTGCCCAATTCGAAGCCCCATGCAGTATCGGGGAAGATTTCCTGGGCTGCTGCCAGATCTGCCTGATCCAGGTTCGCCGGCAGGTGTACGAGGACCAGTTTCTTTGCGCCGGCGCGTTTTGCTATTTCTGCTGCCTGTGTAGCTGTTGCATGACCGGGGTAGGGACCCGTGGCTTCGT
Proteins encoded:
- a CDS encoding acyl-CoA carboxylase subunit beta, translated to MSMIGNLAPVTSKSYQERQDRYQALLAELYEKADEVKLGGGKTRIDREHERGKLTARERIAALLDDERDFTEIGLFTGYGMYEAEGGCPSGGTVMGLGKVSGQLCMIVANDATVKAGAWFPITAKKNLRAQEIALENNLPIIYLVDSAGVYLPMQDEIFPDKDHFGRIFRNNAIMSSRGIPQIAAIMGSCVAGGAYLPIMSDEALIVNGTGSVFLAGPFLVKAAIGESVGKEELGGAETTTEISGITDYKVDSDEECLQVIRDIVAHLGPRDRAGFKRVDPVEPKFSADEIYGLIPEASNQPYDMQEVLSRMIDDDSWRPYKEGFGKTIITGYARIDGWSVGIVANQRLVVKSKTGEMQVGGVIYSDAADKAARFIMNCNQKRIPIIFFQDVTGFMVGTRAEHGGIIKDGAKMVNAVANSVVPKFTVIVGNSYGAGNYAMCGKAYDPRLICAWPSARIAVMGGKQAAKTLLQIQVSKMERQGKIVSEEDKNELLNKIESSYREQMTTFYGAARLWVDEIIDPVATRQWISTGIEMADHNPDIPPFNPGVIQT